One window from the genome of Polynucleobacter sp. MWH-Svant-W18 encodes:
- the pgi gene encoding glucose-6-phosphate isomerase translates to MSSRPENLSDTALLSTHSAVDMVLDTAYQNISAAQWQDLFSFARKSQLEQFIADLFAGKHINQSEDRPALHSALRNLSKSPVVLDGQDVMPAVTEVWRRIQALCNQWVGVTDVIHIGIGGSDFGPRLAIEALAHVPGIESRGMRMHFLANIDTAELARILDRALPHSTRVVIVSKSFTTLETTMNAKAVVSWLKASGCTKSQIAKSLFAVTANVPAAQAFGVEEDHIFPFWDWVGGRYSVWSAVGLPIALQYGFKTFEEFLAGAHAMDLHFKNAPLEQNIPVIMALALLHQQETHDIKAYAAIPYADALDWFPKWLQQLDMESNGKSVDRNGKPVKHSSPVVFGSAGSNAQHSYFQLLHQGTDVVPIDFIAVRKPMSDRPEALAHHRILLSNCLAQAQALAHGKQADNPNDVYPGNRPSNLLLLPELNAFYLGALLALYENRTASLGAVWNINSFDQPGVEYGKVLAKPIEKALLDGTPVVANDNIDAVTAARINLLNS, encoded by the coding sequence ATGTCTTCTAGACCAGAAAATCTGTCCGATACCGCCCTTTTGAGCACCCATTCTGCGGTAGACATGGTGCTCGATACCGCTTACCAAAATATCAGTGCAGCGCAGTGGCAAGACCTATTCTCATTTGCGCGCAAATCCCAGTTAGAGCAATTTATTGCCGATCTGTTTGCAGGCAAGCATATTAATCAGAGTGAGGATCGCCCTGCACTACATTCTGCCCTACGCAATCTGTCTAAATCACCAGTAGTACTAGATGGCCAAGATGTCATGCCCGCTGTTACAGAGGTCTGGCGCCGTATACAGGCTCTTTGTAACCAATGGGTAGGCGTGACTGATGTAATCCATATTGGTATTGGTGGATCCGACTTCGGCCCCCGACTAGCCATTGAAGCTTTAGCCCATGTCCCTGGCATTGAGAGTCGCGGCATGCGCATGCACTTTTTAGCCAATATTGATACCGCTGAATTAGCACGCATTCTGGATCGTGCTCTGCCGCATAGCACCCGGGTCGTAATTGTTTCGAAGTCTTTTACCACCTTAGAAACTACGATGAATGCCAAGGCTGTAGTGTCTTGGCTCAAAGCTTCGGGCTGCACTAAGAGTCAAATTGCTAAATCCTTATTTGCAGTGACGGCAAATGTCCCTGCTGCTCAAGCATTTGGTGTTGAAGAAGATCATATTTTCCCGTTCTGGGATTGGGTTGGCGGCCGTTATTCAGTATGGTCTGCAGTTGGCTTACCCATTGCCTTGCAATACGGCTTTAAAACCTTTGAAGAATTTTTAGCGGGTGCCCATGCAATGGATTTGCATTTTAAGAATGCGCCACTCGAGCAAAATATTCCCGTCATCATGGCCTTGGCTTTATTGCATCAACAAGAAACTCATGACATCAAGGCTTATGCTGCCATTCCCTATGCTGATGCTCTGGACTGGTTTCCAAAATGGTTACAACAGTTAGATATGGAGAGCAATGGCAAGTCGGTTGATCGTAATGGCAAGCCGGTGAAACACTCTTCACCAGTAGTCTTTGGTAGTGCAGGCAGCAATGCCCAGCACTCCTACTTCCAACTTTTACACCAAGGTACTGATGTAGTGCCGATTGATTTCATTGCGGTTCGCAAGCCTATGAGTGATCGACCTGAGGCGCTTGCCCACCACCGCATTTTGCTATCAAACTGCTTAGCGCAGGCACAGGCATTGGCGCATGGTAAACAAGCAGACAACCCAAATGATGTGTATCCCGGTAATCGCCCTAGCAACCTACTGCTCTTACCAGAGCTCAATGCCTTCTATTTAGGTGCACTACTTGCTCTTTATGAAAACCGTACCGCTAGCTTGGGCGCAGTGTGGAATATCAATAGCTTTGATCAACCTGGCGTTGAATACGGCAAAGTACTTGCTAAACCCATCGAAAAAGCCCTGCTGGATGGCACGCCTGTTGTAGCAAATGACAATATTGATGCCGTCACAGCTGCGCGTATTAATTTATTGAACTCTTAG
- a CDS encoding phosphomannomutase/phosphoglucomutase, producing MQLSPSIFKAYDIRGIIDETLDPSIAKFIGQAFGTEMRELGETEIVIGRDGRLSGPSLIEALTEGLLSTGINVIDLGMVATPMVYFAANQEIHGKKPKSGIMITGSHNPPNYNGFKMVLGGAAIYGDQIQGLRKRIEAKQFSEGESNKFGTRSTFDIFPMYLQHIVGDVKLARPMKIAVDCGNGVGGAFAGQLFRALGCEVQELFCEVDGHFPNHHPDPAHIENLQDLIKNLQTTDNELGLAFDGDADRLGVVTKDGQVIFPDRQMMLFAKDVLSRNPGGQIIYDVKCTRNLATWVKQHGGEPLMWKTGHSLVKAKLKETGAPLAGEMSGHIFFKDRWFGFDDGLYTGARLLEILSKEKDPNKTLNDLPNAICTPELQLTCAEGEPFALLETIKANAKFPTSESINTIDGVRVEYADGFGLARPSNTTPVVVMRFEADSEEAIKRIQAEFKTVLLAAKPDAKLPF from the coding sequence GTGCAACTATCCCCCTCTATTTTCAAAGCCTATGACATTCGCGGGATTATTGATGAGACCTTAGATCCATCCATCGCCAAGTTTATTGGTCAGGCTTTTGGTACGGAGATGCGTGAGCTAGGTGAAACCGAGATTGTCATTGGTCGTGATGGTCGCCTATCTGGCCCCTCTTTAATAGAAGCTTTAACTGAAGGCTTACTCTCCACTGGAATTAACGTCATTGATTTAGGGATGGTTGCCACCCCGATGGTCTACTTTGCTGCCAATCAAGAAATCCACGGCAAGAAACCCAAGTCCGGGATCATGATTACAGGAAGTCATAACCCACCAAACTATAACGGCTTCAAGATGGTTCTGGGTGGCGCCGCTATCTATGGCGATCAAATCCAGGGATTACGTAAACGTATTGAAGCTAAGCAATTTTCCGAAGGCGAATCTAATAAATTTGGAACTCGCTCTACTTTTGATATCTTTCCGATGTATCTCCAGCATATCGTTGGCGATGTGAAGCTGGCTCGCCCCATGAAGATTGCTGTCGATTGTGGCAATGGTGTTGGTGGCGCTTTTGCTGGTCAATTATTTCGAGCGCTGGGCTGTGAAGTGCAAGAACTCTTTTGTGAAGTGGATGGTCATTTTCCAAACCACCATCCAGATCCTGCGCACATTGAAAACTTGCAAGATCTCATCAAAAACTTACAGACTACTGATAATGAGCTCGGCCTTGCCTTTGATGGCGATGCAGATCGCCTAGGCGTAGTAACTAAAGATGGTCAAGTAATCTTTCCTGATCGTCAAATGATGCTGTTTGCCAAAGATGTTCTTTCCAGAAATCCTGGTGGTCAAATTATTTATGATGTGAAATGCACTCGTAATCTAGCAACTTGGGTCAAACAACATGGCGGCGAGCCTTTGATGTGGAAAACAGGTCACTCTTTAGTGAAAGCCAAACTCAAAGAAACTGGTGCACCCCTTGCTGGGGAGATGTCTGGTCATATCTTCTTCAAAGACCGCTGGTTTGGCTTTGATGATGGTCTTTATACGGGCGCACGTCTTTTGGAGATTCTGTCTAAAGAGAAAGATCCAAACAAAACTCTCAATGACTTACCAAATGCTATTTGTACGCCAGAATTACAACTTACTTGCGCTGAAGGTGAGCCTTTTGCCTTACTAGAAACCATCAAAGCCAATGCGAAGTTTCCTACTTCCGAATCCATCAACACGATTGATGGTGTGCGTGTGGAATATGCCGATGGCTTCGGTTTGGCCCGGCCGTCAAACACAACACCAGTAGTGGTGATGCGCTTTGAGGCGGATAGTGAGGAAGCGATTAAACGTATTCAGGCAGAGTTTAAGACGGTATTGTTGGCTGCTAAGCCAGATGCGAAGTTACCGTTTTAA